One genomic region from Mesorhizobium terrae encodes:
- a CDS encoding ABC transporter substrate-binding protein, giving the protein MRFVVLVIAALLPAPAVAETTLFPALDGEAGARTLVVYSALDVPLAKGMIEGFRRANPSIAVRYEELLTGDIYSRIVEETNAGGKTADMAFSSAMDLQVKLANDGYAQESTLPMSARWPRWANWRNTAYALTFEPAVFVYHKPSFSDAPPPATRGQLVDYIEHNADTVQGRIATYDIERSGVGFMFMARDQEQFPDIWSIVRTMGKAGVKLYSKSSAILERIADGRAILGYNILGSYAADWAARNPDVGIVMPKDYTIVMSRIGLVPKAAGSPDLGRAFLAYFMSAEGQTIMARDLHIAAVNPDVSGENTANAIQATMGAQLRPVPVSPGLLVYLDQVKRNRLVERWNNALQGR; this is encoded by the coding sequence ATGCGTTTTGTCGTCCTCGTCATCGCGGCCTTGCTGCCGGCCCCGGCCGTCGCCGAGACCACCCTGTTCCCTGCGCTCGACGGAGAAGCCGGCGCGCGCACCTTGGTCGTCTATTCGGCGCTCGACGTTCCGCTCGCCAAGGGCATGATCGAAGGTTTCCGGCGCGCCAATCCGAGTATCGCCGTGCGCTACGAGGAACTGCTGACAGGCGATATCTACAGCCGCATCGTCGAAGAGACCAACGCCGGAGGGAAGACAGCCGACATGGCCTTTTCCTCGGCGATGGATCTGCAGGTGAAGCTCGCCAATGACGGTTATGCGCAGGAGAGCACCTTGCCGATGAGCGCTCGCTGGCCGCGCTGGGCGAACTGGCGCAACACCGCCTATGCGCTCACCTTCGAACCGGCGGTCTTCGTCTATCACAAGCCGAGTTTCAGCGACGCGCCGCCGCCGGCGACCCGTGGGCAACTGGTCGACTATATCGAACACAACGCCGATACCGTTCAGGGGCGGATCGCCACCTACGACATCGAACGTTCGGGCGTCGGCTTCATGTTCATGGCACGCGACCAGGAGCAATTTCCCGACATCTGGTCGATCGTGCGCACCATGGGCAAGGCCGGTGTGAAGCTCTACTCCAAGAGCTCGGCGATCCTCGAGCGCATAGCCGATGGCCGCGCCATCCTGGGCTACAACATCCTCGGCTCCTATGCAGCGGACTGGGCGGCGCGCAATCCTGATGTCGGCATCGTCATGCCGAAGGACTACACCATCGTCATGTCGCGCATCGGCCTGGTGCCGAAGGCTGCCGGCTCGCCGGATCTCGGCCGCGCCTTCCTCGCCTATTTCATGTCGGCGGAAGGCCAGACCATCATGGCGCGCGATCTGCACATCGCCGCCGTCAATCCCGATGTGTCGGGCGAAAACACCGCCAACGCCATCCAGGCCACGATGGGTGCGCAGTTGAGGCCGGTCCCGGTCAGTCCGGGCCTGCTGGTCTATCTCGACCAGGTCAAGCGCAACCGTCTCGTTGAACGCTGGAACAACGCTTTGCAGGGCCGCTGA
- a CDS encoding sensor histidine kinase: MVVAAPHSLRRRLLFWLLVPLISIGLIALVDTWREAVDTANAASDRVLAGSALAIAERVVVSEEGTLEVDIPYVALEMLTSAAQDRVFYRVDGPPGTFITGYDGLPIMPSPVPEKPQFSDASFRGEPIRLAALARSASTGVDSIPFVVTVAETTIARTQLARTILLHSALRLTILIGGAALIAWFAVNAALQPLYRLRAAIAERSPDDLHPIDDRVPSEVRGLVDTMNSFMVRLGGALSGLRNFTGNASHQLRTPMTIVRTQLALAGRAKSLSEARAAAQTADAAVVHAERILAQLLLLARIDAAASNRIETTSVDLAAIAMDCVADRVVKASAAGVDLGFEGGQPVVIHGEALLVGELVGNLVDNAIAYAGDGAEITVRVFANSEAVFEVEDNGPGIPPRQLAAVRARFSRGAVQDKPGSGLGLPIVEEIAGLFGGRLALETPATGKGLCARVTLPLAYAATAKAGEETAATAG, from the coding sequence ATGGTCGTCGCGGCACCTCATTCCCTGCGCCGCAGGCTGCTGTTCTGGCTGCTGGTGCCGCTGATCTCGATCGGCCTGATCGCACTGGTCGACACCTGGCGCGAGGCGGTGGACACGGCGAATGCCGCGTCGGACCGGGTGCTTGCGGGTTCAGCGCTGGCGATCGCCGAGCGCGTCGTGGTTTCCGAGGAAGGAACGCTGGAGGTCGACATTCCCTATGTGGCACTGGAGATGCTGACCTCGGCGGCGCAGGACCGCGTTTTCTATCGCGTCGACGGACCGCCCGGCACCTTCATCACCGGCTATGACGGATTGCCGATCATGCCGTCGCCGGTGCCGGAGAAACCGCAATTCTCCGACGCCAGCTTCCGTGGCGAGCCGATCCGGCTGGCGGCATTGGCGCGTTCAGCTTCGACCGGCGTCGATTCCATTCCCTTTGTCGTCACCGTCGCCGAGACGACCATCGCTCGCACCCAGCTGGCCCGCACCATCCTGCTGCATTCGGCGTTGCGCCTGACCATCCTGATTGGCGGCGCCGCGCTGATCGCCTGGTTTGCCGTCAACGCCGCGCTGCAGCCGCTCTACCGGTTGCGCGCGGCGATCGCCGAACGCAGTCCGGACGATCTGCACCCCATCGACGACCGGGTGCCCAGCGAAGTGCGCGGTCTGGTCGATACGATGAATTCCTTCATGGTGCGGTTGGGTGGCGCGCTGTCAGGCCTGCGCAACTTCACCGGCAATGCCAGCCACCAATTGCGTACGCCGATGACCATCGTGCGCACGCAGCTTGCGCTCGCCGGACGCGCCAAGTCACTCAGTGAGGCACGGGCGGCCGCGCAAACGGCCGACGCGGCGGTGGTTCACGCCGAACGTATTCTCGCGCAACTTTTGCTGCTTGCCCGCATCGATGCCGCCGCCTCGAACAGGATCGAGACGACCTCGGTCGACCTTGCAGCCATCGCCATGGACTGCGTGGCGGATAGGGTGGTGAAGGCGAGCGCGGCAGGCGTCGATCTCGGCTTCGAGGGCGGTCAGCCGGTCGTCATCCATGGCGAGGCGCTGCTGGTGGGCGAACTGGTCGGCAATCTGGTCGACAACGCCATCGCCTATGCCGGCGATGGGGCGGAAATCACGGTGCGTGTCTTTGCCAACAGCGAAGCCGTGTTCGAGGTGGAGGACAATGGGCCCGGCATTCCGCCCAGACAGCTGGCCGCGGTGCGGGCGCGCTTTTCGCGAGGTGCCGTGCAGGACAAGCCGGGCAGCGGGCTCGGGCTCCCGATCGTGGAGGAAATCGCCGGACTGTTCGGCGGCAGGCTGGCGCTGGAGACACCGGCTACCGGCAAGGGCCTTTGCGCCCGCGTGACGCTGCCTTTGGCATACGCAGCGACCGCGAAAGCCGGCGAAGAGACCGCCGCTACAGCCGGGTAA
- a CDS encoding response regulator transcription factor, with protein sequence MRILVVEDTQTLADGLVAVLKGSGYAVDHVTDGPSALAVLSAEHFDLVILDLNLPRMDGLEVLRGIRARQDGPGVLILSARADLHDKIKGLDLGADDYMTKPFDVDELEARVRMLLRRHAGLKSSTVTFGEVTFDLTSRSFAGGGALLDLPAREVSLLETLFLRAGKVVPKQSILESLAGFDEELSFNAIEQYVSRLRRRLAPYGVTVRTARGIGYYLEKV encoded by the coding sequence TTGCGCATACTGGTTGTGGAGGACACGCAAACGCTGGCGGATGGGCTGGTGGCCGTGCTGAAAGGCAGCGGCTATGCCGTCGATCATGTCACTGACGGCCCTTCGGCTTTGGCCGTGCTCTCGGCCGAGCATTTCGACCTCGTCATCCTAGACCTCAACCTTCCGCGTATGGACGGCCTGGAGGTGCTGCGCGGCATCCGGGCGCGCCAGGATGGACCAGGCGTGCTCATCCTCAGCGCGCGCGCCGACCTGCACGACAAGATCAAGGGGCTGGACCTCGGCGCCGACGACTACATGACCAAGCCTTTCGACGTCGACGAACTTGAAGCGCGCGTGCGCATGCTGCTGCGCCGCCATGCCGGCCTGAAATCGAGCACCGTCACCTTCGGCGAAGTGACCTTCGACCTCACTTCGCGCAGCTTTGCCGGCGGCGGCGCGCTGCTCGATCTGCCGGCCCGCGAGGTGAGCCTGCTCGAAACCTTGTTCCTGCGCGCCGGCAAGGTGGTGCCGAAACAGTCCATTCTCGAATCGCTGGCCGGCTTCGACGAGGAGCTCTCCTTCAACGCCATCGAACAATATGTCAGCCGGCTGCGGCGGCGCCTTGCGCCTTACGGGGTGACGGTGCGCACCGCTCGCGGCATCGGCTACTACCTTGAAAAAGTGTAG
- the trmB gene encoding tRNA (guanine(46)-N(7))-methyltransferase TrmB, giving the protein MEEQGRRSRTSEAFFGRRRGKTIRPAQAVALETGLQRYRLNLEQPAPAALGGLFEAPVSSIRLEIGFGGGEHLRQEVSTHPATGFIGAEPFVNGMAKMMMALTREPAGNLRVFDDDAALLLDWLPEASLDWIDLLYPDPWPKKRHWKRRFVSTVNLDRFARVLKPGGKFCFASDIDTYVNWTLQHCRAHAAFEWQADEATDWHTPYPGWQSTRYEAKAIREDRRTAYLTFTRL; this is encoded by the coding sequence ATGGAAGAGCAGGGCAGGCGCAGCCGGACGAGCGAGGCTTTCTTCGGCCGGCGGCGCGGCAAGACCATCCGCCCCGCGCAGGCGGTGGCGCTGGAGACTGGACTCCAGCGCTATCGGCTGAACCTCGAGCAGCCGGCACCGGCTGCTCTCGGCGGCCTGTTCGAGGCGCCAGTCTCCTCGATCCGCCTCGAGATCGGCTTCGGCGGTGGCGAGCATTTGCGTCAGGAAGTCTCGACACACCCGGCAACCGGCTTCATCGGTGCCGAACCCTTCGTCAACGGCATGGCCAAGATGATGATGGCGTTGACGCGGGAGCCTGCCGGCAATCTCCGCGTCTTCGACGATGATGCGGCGCTGCTGCTGGATTGGCTGCCCGAGGCGTCGCTCGACTGGATCGACCTGCTTTACCCGGACCCCTGGCCGAAGAAGCGGCATTGGAAGCGGCGTTTCGTCAGCACCGTCAATCTCGACCGTTTCGCCCGGGTCCTGAAACCGGGCGGTAAGTTCTGCTTCGCCTCCGACATCGACACCTATGTGAACTGGACGCTGCAGCATTGCCGCGCGCATGCCGCCTTCGAATGGCAGGCGGATGAGGCGACGGACTGGCATACGCCTTATCCGGGATGGCAGAGCACGCGTTATGAGGCGAAAGCCATCCGCGAGGATCGGCGTACCGCCTACCTGACCTTTACCCGGCTGTAG